The proteins below are encoded in one region of Apium graveolens cultivar Ventura chromosome 4, ASM990537v1, whole genome shotgun sequence:
- the LOC141721023 gene encoding uncharacterized protein LOC141721023 codes for MSISISFSSLYSPTPSSLPFKSPHQIRLLTSHSANPLPLHSSLKTHFNPKRLNGFSGNNLRILSGSSLGFAIKAENEDKSGDEGEIEARGMSTMPERFRYLNQEAPDPPVRWPYFVALGFLVYAWRTVLWELYNWKKAATGIFHFVGYLSKLALALVFHFIGDPITSIIRLIEDSFYTVRALYSWVVACAPISEFTTIIILASTVCAIAEATNAEAVSSQPYLLTIAGITGFAAVRGLISELFFWTLLIGLFGFARFVKKRDYVSAALPAAAVLAAVGEPWVRVIVIALYLALAIIHHSKKPSDKKEVEATTTGRRVPIPLLCAAMAIGIRVAAKWAGYRHLTWMIV; via the exons ATGTCAATTTCAATCTCTTTCTCATCTTTATATTCTCCAACCCCTTCATCTCTCCCTTTTAAATCCCCCCACCAAATTCGTTTACTCACCTCTCACTCTGCTAATCCACTTCCATTACACTCTTCACTCAAAACCCATTTCAATCCTAAACGTTTAAATGGGTTTTCTGGGAACAATTTGAGGATTTTATCTGGTTCAAGTTTAGGGTTTGCAATTAAAGCTGAAAATGAGGATAAGAGTGGTGATGAAGGTGAAATTGAAGCTAGGGGAATGAGTACTATGCCTGAGAGGTTTCGATATTTGAACCAGGAAGCTCCTGATCCTCCTGTTAGGTGGCCGTACTTTGTTG CACTCGGTTTCCTTGTATATGCTTGGAGAACTGTATTATGGGAACTGTATAATTGGAAAAAAGCTGCTACTGGAATATTTCATTTTGTGGGATACCTCTCAAAACTTGCACTGGCCCTAGTTTTCCATTTCATAGGTGATCCAATCACTTCTATCATCAGGTTAATTGAGGATTCCTTTTATACTGTCCGAGCTCTGTACTCCTGGGTAGTGGCATGTGCCCCCATCTCTGAGTTCACAACAATAATTATCCTGGCATCTACAGTATGTGCTATTGCAGAGGCTACAAATGCAGAGGCAGTAAGCAGCCAACCGTATCTTCTTACAATAGCAGGCATCACTGGTTTTGCTGCTGTCAGAGGCTTAATTTCTGAGCTATTCTTCTGGACACTTTTGATAGGTTTGTTTGGATTTGCTCGGTTTGTGAAGAAACGAGATTACGTTTCAGCTGCATTGCCTGCTGCAGCTGTTCTAGCTGCTGTCGGAGAACCGTGGGTTAGAGTTATAGTGATTGCATTGTATCTTGCATTGGCAATCATTCATCATTCAAAGAAGCCCTCAGACAAAAAAGAAGTTGAAGCTACTACAACAGGTAGAAGGGTTCCTATTCCGCTACTCTGTGCAGCAATGGCTATTGGTATCCGAGTTGCTGCTAAATGGGCTGGGTATCGACACCTGACTTGGATGATAGTTTGA